In one window of Leptospira sp. GIMC2001 DNA:
- a CDS encoding M16 family metallopeptidase — translation MQPQSRYSSKEFLSRVGKSTLASYRENLQKKVYPNGLTLLFQPVEHVASVSCGLFLKRGSVHEEATEAGYFHFVEHMLFKGTTNRTSKEIVEAVERVGGMINALTSREYTNYYISLIRDELPLAMDILSDMIFNPLFNEEDINLEMKVILEEIKSYEDNPEDFLYDAYYLSVFDNAPIGRNIAGTKESVQTVNSERLKSFYKKHYTPENLILSISGNATLEEVESLVEEFFPINETRKPASTLALVDPKPKKFIKVFHKRKIEQVNLYLGAEGFARTDTQSPDLIMACNILGGGMASRLFQEVREKHGYCYGIQCFPSGYLNTGITSIFCATSPENVIKATDLILNEIDSILKKGFSENEMENSRTNIIGSLAMGYEMTESRMNNIAIQEIYFGRFYSLMDRIELFTKITIESLNETFRTAFGLTSYHLSAIGDLKAKEVKALPHSIAN, via the coding sequence ATCCAACCACAATCGAGATACAGTTCTAAAGAATTTCTGTCCAGAGTTGGTAAATCAACTCTGGCATCCTACCGAGAAAATTTACAGAAAAAAGTCTATCCGAATGGATTAACACTCCTTTTCCAACCAGTCGAGCATGTTGCTAGTGTTTCTTGTGGGCTCTTTCTTAAGAGGGGCTCTGTTCATGAAGAAGCAACTGAAGCAGGATATTTTCATTTTGTTGAACATATGCTGTTCAAGGGAACGACAAATCGCACTTCGAAGGAAATCGTGGAAGCCGTAGAAAGAGTAGGTGGAATGATAAATGCGCTTACTAGTCGAGAATACACAAATTACTATATTAGCTTAATTAGAGATGAATTGCCCCTTGCTATGGACATTTTGTCCGATATGATTTTCAATCCTCTATTCAATGAAGAAGATATCAACCTTGAGATGAAAGTGATCTTGGAAGAAATCAAAAGCTATGAAGACAACCCCGAAGATTTCCTCTACGATGCGTATTATCTATCAGTTTTTGACAATGCACCGATTGGAAGAAATATAGCTGGAACCAAAGAATCTGTTCAAACAGTTAACAGTGAAAGACTCAAAAGTTTTTATAAAAAACATTATACTCCAGAAAATCTAATTCTTTCTATATCGGGCAATGCTACCTTGGAAGAAGTGGAATCATTGGTTGAAGAATTTTTCCCAATAAATGAGACCAGAAAACCAGCATCTACCTTAGCGTTAGTTGATCCCAAGCCAAAAAAATTCATAAAAGTTTTCCATAAAAGAAAAATTGAACAAGTGAATTTGTATTTAGGTGCCGAAGGTTTTGCGAGAACAGATACGCAATCACCTGATTTGATCATGGCTTGTAATATCTTGGGTGGAGGGATGGCATCTCGACTTTTCCAAGAAGTGCGAGAAAAACATGGTTATTGTTATGGAATCCAGTGTTTTCCCTCTGGATATTTGAATACTGGAATCACATCTATTTTTTGTGCAACATCACCTGAAAATGTAATCAAAGCAACTGACTTAATTCTAAATGAAATAGATAGTATCTTGAAGAAAGGTTTTTCTGAAAACGAAATGGAGAATTCAAGAACCAATATCATTGGAAGCCTAGCAATGGGATACGAAATGACCGAATCTAGAATGAATAATATAGCGATTCAAGAAATTTATTTCGGGCGATTCTATTCACTTATGGATAGGATTGAACTTTTTACCAAGATCACTATAGAATCACTCAATGAAACTTTCCGGACTGCCTTCGGTCTAACAAGCTATCATCTATCAGCAATTGGAGACCTTAAGGCAAAGGAAGTGAAAGCTCTACCTCATAGTATAGCAAATTAA
- the pnp gene encoding polyribonucleotide nucleotidyltransferase gives MIFSHTKALGRDSISLETGNWAKQAHGAVVYRVGNLTLLATVCASADAKEGQDFFPLTCEYNEKMYSVGRIPGGYFKREAKPSEFEVLNSRLIDRPIRPMFPEGYFCEVQLIVQVLSADKTVGISGHAITAASAALAASDIPFHGPIAGIKVGRVNGQFIANPTNSEILESDMDLIVAGTKTNIVMIEGEANEISKDDMMKALAFAQGVISELVTMQEEFVAPMNLVKREVKLRVANQDVMNQVRAYAFERLGKANRNSDKTKRSNEINEINKETVEHFKTLLGTDEHTKDIKHYLHELEYEVVRDLVLTEGLRADGRKTEEIRSISCEVNVLPGAHGSAVFTRGQTQSLGVMTLGTAMDNQRYESLQGQKEKNFMLHYNFPAYSVGEVKRSMGPGRREIGHGNLAERALKKVLPSPDSFPYVIRLVSEILESNGSSSMATVCSGTLAMMSGGVPIKAPVSGIAMGLFSDDKGRFAVLSDIAGIEDHFGDMDFKLAGTKNGITSFQMDLKVTGLGLDVLEKAIAQAERGRDHIMGEMLKSVDKVADSIALTAPRIVVKQIPKDRIGELIGPGGKTIRMIIEQSGSEINVDDTGKVTIASPDGEALKKADAMIDGIFKEIEIGAIYTGLIKKITDFGAFVEIAPGKEGLVHISKLDQNRVQNVRDVVSEGQIIKVKVLNIDKQGKIDLSRKDAPQPT, from the coding sequence ATGATTTTCTCACATACGAAGGCCCTGGGAAGGGATTCGATTTCCTTGGAAACGGGGAACTGGGCGAAGCAAGCCCACGGAGCCGTTGTATACCGAGTTGGTAACCTAACACTACTTGCTACGGTCTGTGCATCAGCGGACGCAAAAGAAGGGCAAGATTTTTTCCCTTTAACTTGTGAATACAATGAAAAGATGTATTCTGTTGGAAGAATCCCTGGTGGATATTTCAAGAGAGAAGCAAAACCTTCTGAATTTGAAGTTTTAAATTCTAGATTGATCGATCGTCCTATTCGACCTATGTTTCCAGAAGGATACTTCTGTGAAGTTCAGTTGATTGTTCAAGTTCTATCCGCAGACAAAACAGTTGGAATTTCTGGTCATGCTATAACGGCTGCTAGTGCGGCACTCGCTGCATCAGACATTCCATTTCATGGACCTATTGCCGGTATCAAAGTTGGACGAGTGAATGGTCAATTTATTGCGAATCCAACCAATAGCGAAATTTTAGAATCAGACATGGATCTGATTGTTGCAGGCACCAAGACAAATATCGTGATGATTGAAGGTGAAGCAAACGAAATATCTAAAGACGATATGATGAAAGCTCTTGCTTTTGCTCAAGGTGTAATTTCTGAACTAGTGACGATGCAAGAAGAATTTGTTGCTCCGATGAATCTTGTTAAGCGTGAAGTTAAATTAAGAGTTGCTAACCAAGATGTGATGAACCAAGTGCGAGCTTATGCTTTTGAAAGACTTGGCAAAGCAAATAGAAATAGTGATAAAACTAAAAGATCCAACGAAATTAATGAGATCAACAAAGAGACCGTTGAACATTTCAAGACTCTGCTTGGAACTGATGAGCATACAAAAGATATCAAACATTATCTACATGAATTAGAATATGAAGTTGTTCGTGATCTAGTTTTGACTGAAGGACTTAGAGCTGATGGAAGAAAGACTGAAGAAATTCGTTCAATTTCTTGTGAAGTCAATGTTCTTCCTGGAGCTCACGGATCAGCAGTCTTTACTCGTGGTCAGACTCAGTCTCTGGGTGTTATGACCCTCGGAACTGCGATGGACAACCAAAGATATGAATCTTTGCAAGGCCAGAAAGAAAAGAATTTTATGCTGCATTATAATTTTCCAGCTTATTCAGTTGGAGAAGTAAAAAGATCAATGGGACCGGGAAGACGAGAAATTGGACATGGCAATCTTGCTGAGAGAGCCTTGAAGAAAGTTCTTCCTTCTCCTGATAGTTTTCCGTATGTGATCCGTTTGGTGTCGGAGATTTTGGAATCGAATGGTTCTAGTTCTATGGCAACTGTATGTAGCGGAACACTTGCGATGATGTCTGGAGGAGTTCCAATCAAAGCTCCTGTATCAGGAATTGCAATGGGATTATTCAGTGATGATAAAGGTCGCTTTGCGGTATTGAGTGATATTGCTGGAATCGAAGATCATTTCGGTGATATGGACTTCAAACTTGCAGGAACCAAGAACGGAATCACTTCTTTTCAGATGGATCTAAAAGTAACGGGTCTGGGTCTTGATGTTTTGGAGAAAGCAATCGCTCAAGCAGAGCGTGGTCGTGATCATATCATGGGTGAGATGCTCAAATCTGTAGACAAGGTTGCAGATTCCATAGCTCTTACAGCTCCAAGAATTGTTGTAAAACAAATTCCAAAAGATAGAATTGGGGAACTCATTGGTCCAGGTGGTAAAACCATTCGTATGATCATTGAGCAATCTGGATCCGAGATCAACGTGGACGACACTGGAAAAGTAACTATTGCAAGTCCAGACGGTGAAGCTTTGAAAAAAGCAGATGCTATGATCGATGGAATTTTCAAAGAAATTGAGATTGGTGCAATCTACACTGGTTTGATTAAGAAAATAACCGACTTCGGTGCCTTTGTAGAGATTGCTCCGGGTAAAGAAGGTTTGGTTCATATTTCAAAACTAGATCAGAATCGAGTTCAGAATGTTCGGGATGTTGTCTCAGAAGGCCAAATTATCAAAGTTAAAGTTTTAAACATTGATAAACAAGGTAAGATTGATCTTTCGAGAAAAGACGCACCTCAACCAACCTAA
- the rpsO gene encoding 30S ribosomal protein S15, whose amino-acid sequence MITKDQKQSLIQTYGKNAQDSGSTEAQIAILETRIKDLNEHFKKHKKDHHSKVGLIALVNRRRSLIEYLKKSDVDRYKTLIQKLGIRK is encoded by the coding sequence ATGATCACGAAAGACCAAAAACAGTCACTCATACAAACTTATGGGAAAAATGCACAAGATTCTGGCTCAACTGAAGCTCAGATCGCAATTTTAGAAACCCGAATCAAAGATTTGAACGAACACTTCAAAAAACATAAAAAAGACCATCATTCCAAAGTTGGATTGATCGCTCTTGTGAATAGAAGAAGAAGTCTGATCGAATATTTAAAGAAAAGTGATGTAGATCGCTACAAAACTCTCATTCAAAAGCTCGGGATTAGAAAATGA
- the truB gene encoding tRNA pseudouridine(55) synthase TruB, giving the protein MDGFFLVHKLPGITSSQVVQRIRKKLDIDKLGHTGTLDQFAEGLLVLPAGRATCFAQDFLEMDKVYIADLCLGKATDSGDTEGKVVSELNHEEICRVWEEDWQNGQTLLNLIENLVEWKEQEAPTISALKQDGKRLSDLHRSGVAIIPKIRKIRISQVGIIDFSLESIKFQIKVSSGTYIRKIVMDMGEKLNFPMSLKGLVRTDVGKFKLEMAKTIEDLEMKDLKSPKEMMDLPVLEVRDENHKIWVKQGRKPDLNIASVSSPSKFFLEDSDGSLMAYCEKLENDDWKYLRVF; this is encoded by the coding sequence ATGGATGGATTTTTTCTAGTTCATAAACTTCCTGGAATCACATCTTCTCAAGTTGTCCAAAGAATCCGCAAGAAACTAGACATAGATAAATTGGGGCATACTGGTACTTTGGACCAATTTGCAGAAGGGCTTTTGGTTCTGCCAGCTGGACGGGCAACTTGTTTTGCTCAGGACTTCCTTGAAATGGACAAAGTGTACATAGCAGATCTTTGTTTAGGTAAGGCAACTGACTCAGGGGACACCGAAGGAAAAGTGGTTTCAGAATTGAATCATGAGGAGATCTGTCGTGTCTGGGAAGAAGATTGGCAAAATGGTCAGACGCTTCTTAACCTCATTGAGAATCTTGTAGAATGGAAAGAGCAAGAAGCGCCAACGATTTCTGCTTTAAAGCAAGACGGCAAGAGGTTGTCTGATTTACACAGATCCGGTGTTGCAATCATTCCCAAAATTCGAAAAATCAGAATTTCTCAGGTAGGGATCATCGATTTTAGTTTAGAATCCATAAAATTTCAAATCAAAGTTAGCTCAGGCACGTATATTCGTAAAATTGTAATGGATATGGGAGAAAAGCTGAATTTTCCCATGTCGCTTAAAGGTTTGGTTCGAACAGACGTTGGAAAATTTAAGCTCGAAATGGCAAAAACTATCGAGGATTTGGAAATGAAAGATTTAAAATCCCCAAAAGAAATGATGGATTTGCCAGTCTTGGAGGTTCGCGATGAGAATCATAAGATTTGGGTCAAACAAGGACGAAAACCAGATCTGAATATTGCATCTGTAAGTTCACCCTCCAAATTTTTCTTGGAAGATTCAGATGGAAGCCTGATGGCATACTGCGAAAAGCTAGAAAACGACGATTGGAAATACTTAAGGGTTTTCTAA
- the rbfA gene encoding 30S ribosome-binding factor RbfA yields MNEIRKKKIEKEIQRTIATLIITEKVKDPRISMVTIHRVDMADDMSQALVYYTAYCNNNERKKLANGLTSARGFLQSAIGKKLGLRHTPNLYFIWDKNYIKSIEVNRLIDESAPKHSLEPGFDSTESNLDEEEHLDDDDIEDDQD; encoded by the coding sequence TTGAACGAGATTCGTAAGAAGAAAATTGAGAAAGAAATTCAGAGAACGATCGCTACTCTGATCATAACGGAAAAAGTTAAAGATCCGAGAATTTCGATGGTAACGATACATAGGGTGGACATGGCTGATGACATGTCGCAAGCCCTCGTGTATTATACAGCGTATTGCAATAACAACGAAAGAAAGAAACTTGCCAATGGACTCACATCGGCAAGAGGATTTCTGCAAAGTGCGATCGGTAAGAAACTGGGTCTGCGTCATACTCCTAATTTGTATTTTATCTGGGATAAAAACTATATAAAAAGTATAGAAGTCAATCGATTGATTGATGAATCTGCCCCAAAACATTCATTAGAGCCTGGTTTCGATTCGACCGAATCAAATCTTGATGAAGAAGAGCACCTCGATGACGACGATATCGAAGACGATCAAGATTAA
- the infB gene encoding translation initiation factor IF-2, with amino-acid sequence MEDHKTIKETLAKGSSDPKKGKIKIKKKESAPGSSEKNPTTSSQQQPPKVQRPKTEATSSNAPKKDLSELYQEESKKQTFSSNPIPQPSKPRVIKQAPSKTQSEPDDLSGSSSEPSSDHPAPVSEDGGDTPKEKEPIERKAQPIQASPFASRGDRNPIISRPVKKPTSSTGGGGYQGGGQGGNRGGNAGTGNRFGGPPNRGGARPMGGGTGPKPVGGGARPIQVTGGGDLIPPPTTGGPNKKKSTGFEKDKRAEQLGRENSKFFKQNFRKSKGPSNSASSVPKEISIMENIQVGELAKKLNLKPGDVIGKLMKMGMMVTINNVIDAETATVLADDYGCKVTIVSLYDETVIEDETDAPEDMTKRPPVVTIMGHVDHGKTKLLDTIRSSRVAESESGGITQHIGAYQVRHDKGTVTFLDTPGHEAFTSMRARGAKITDIVILVVAADDSVKPQTVEAIAHAKEAEVPIIVAINKIDLPAANVEKVKQDLASLGLQPEDWGGTTICCEISAKNNIGIDHLLDMILLQADVMDLRANQTRRAKGTIIEARLDPGRGPVATLLIQTGTLKIGDPFVAGTYSGRVRAMFDDIGKNVQEAGPSAPVLVTGLEAVPEAGAPFDSVKDEKEARIISQSRKEYERVGQAGKQTRVTLDTMNDIIKQGDLKELKVIIKADVRGSAEAVKEALEKLSTGDVRLTVIHAGTGAIVDTDVMLASASNAILIGFHTRANPKTVSLAEKEKVEIKYYSIIYDVVNEIKSSMEGLLDPDKIEKIIGTVDIREIFKITRVGNIAGCMVTSGKITRNSSVRVVSKEKGEILFEGKLKTLKRMKDEAAEVVSGFECGILLDGFNDFEVGDTIEVYEINEIAKKL; translated from the coding sequence ATGGAAGATCATAAAACAATAAAAGAAACCTTAGCGAAGGGATCATCTGACCCGAAAAAGGGCAAGATTAAAATTAAGAAGAAGGAATCGGCACCTGGCTCATCCGAGAAAAATCCCACGACTTCTTCTCAACAGCAACCTCCCAAGGTTCAGAGACCTAAGACCGAAGCAACTTCGAGCAATGCGCCGAAGAAAGATCTTTCCGAGTTATACCAAGAAGAATCTAAGAAACAAACTTTTTCTTCCAATCCTATTCCTCAACCTTCTAAACCAAGGGTAATCAAGCAAGCCCCATCGAAAACGCAATCGGAACCCGATGATTTATCTGGCAGTTCTTCTGAACCTTCATCTGATCATCCAGCTCCGGTATCTGAAGATGGTGGAGACACACCAAAAGAAAAAGAACCAATTGAGAGAAAAGCTCAACCCATACAAGCATCTCCCTTTGCATCAAGAGGGGATCGCAATCCTATCATTTCCCGTCCAGTTAAGAAGCCAACTTCTTCAACAGGTGGCGGCGGATACCAAGGTGGTGGACAAGGCGGCAATCGGGGTGGTAACGCTGGAACGGGCAATCGTTTTGGTGGACCTCCGAATCGTGGTGGAGCAAGACCCATGGGTGGCGGTACAGGTCCTAAACCTGTTGGCGGTGGAGCAAGACCGATTCAAGTTACTGGCGGTGGGGATTTAATTCCTCCTCCAACGACTGGCGGACCTAATAAGAAGAAAAGCACAGGTTTCGAAAAAGACAAACGTGCAGAACAACTAGGTCGAGAAAATTCGAAATTTTTCAAACAAAACTTCCGCAAATCCAAAGGACCATCGAATTCAGCAAGTTCTGTTCCCAAAGAAATTTCTATTATGGAAAATATTCAAGTTGGAGAGCTTGCGAAAAAGCTGAACTTGAAGCCGGGTGATGTAATTGGAAAACTCATGAAAATGGGTATGATGGTTACTATCAATAACGTAATTGATGCGGAGACGGCTACAGTTCTTGCAGATGATTACGGATGCAAGGTAACCATTGTTTCGCTCTATGACGAAACAGTCATCGAAGACGAGACCGATGCACCAGAAGATATGACCAAGAGACCTCCTGTTGTTACAATCATGGGTCACGTGGATCATGGTAAGACGAAATTATTGGATACAATTCGCTCTTCACGTGTCGCAGAATCCGAGTCAGGTGGAATTACGCAACATATTGGAGCTTATCAAGTCAGACATGATAAGGGAACTGTAACCTTCTTGGATACTCCGGGTCACGAAGCGTTTACTTCGATGAGAGCACGCGGTGCAAAAATTACTGATATCGTAATCTTGGTTGTTGCAGCTGATGATAGCGTCAAGCCGCAGACTGTGGAAGCCATTGCCCATGCGAAAGAAGCTGAAGTTCCAATTATTGTTGCTATCAACAAGATTGATCTTCCAGCAGCTAACGTTGAAAAGGTTAAACAAGATTTGGCAAGCTTAGGTCTGCAACCAGAAGATTGGGGTGGCACAACCATTTGTTGTGAGATTTCAGCCAAAAATAATATTGGAATCGATCATTTATTGGATATGATTCTTTTGCAAGCAGACGTTATGGATCTTCGTGCGAACCAAACTCGTCGTGCAAAAGGAACCATCATTGAAGCTAGGCTCGATCCCGGTCGCGGTCCAGTTGCAACTCTTCTCATCCAGACAGGAACTCTCAAAATTGGAGATCCATTTGTTGCGGGAACCTACTCAGGTCGTGTTCGTGCAATGTTTGATGACATTGGTAAGAACGTTCAAGAAGCAGGCCCATCTGCTCCTGTATTGGTTACAGGATTGGAAGCAGTTCCAGAAGCTGGTGCTCCTTTTGACAGTGTAAAAGACGAGAAAGAAGCAAGAATTATTTCGCAATCTAGAAAAGAATACGAGAGAGTAGGTCAGGCTGGTAAACAAACTCGAGTTACGCTAGACACAATGAATGATATTATCAAGCAAGGTGATCTAAAAGAACTCAAAGTAATTATCAAAGCCGACGTTCGTGGATCTGCAGAAGCCGTTAAAGAAGCATTGGAAAAACTATCCACTGGCGATGTGAGATTGACTGTAATTCATGCGGGAACAGGTGCGATTGTTGATACGGACGTCATGCTTGCTTCTGCTTCGAATGCGATCTTAATCGGGTTTCATACAAGAGCGAATCCGAAAACTGTCTCCCTTGCAGAGAAAGAAAAAGTAGAAATCAAATACTACAGTATTATTTACGATGTTGTAAATGAGATCAAATCTTCTATGGAAGGTCTACTGGATCCAGATAAGATCGAGAAGATCATTGGAACAGTTGATATTCGAGAAATTTTCAAGATTACAAGAGTTGGAAATATTGCAGGTTGTATGGTTACTTCAGGCAAGATTACAAGAAATTCAAGCGTTCGAGTTGTTTCTAAAGAAAAAGGCGAAATCCTATTCGAAGGTAAACTCAAAACTCTGAAACGTATGAAAGACGAAGCAGCAGAAGTTGTTAGTGGTTTTGAATGTGGTATCTTACTTGATGGATTCAATGATTTTGAAGTCGGAGATACAATCGAAGTCTACGAAATCAATGAAATTGCTAAGAAACTCTAG
- the nusA gene encoding transcription termination factor NusA, whose amino-acid sequence MATKQATKEIGLIEAVQQFCQDKALDKDAVMSIIQESLVIAYRKKLGLEPDDESAIHVELSNEKSGDVFITIEKKIVETPKEDHPLEISLIDAQAIDPNAQLGGIVLVREKPMDLSRIISSQAKQMVFQRLRDMEKEILFEEYKAKEGELTHGYFQRWKRDLMLIDLGKIEGIMPKREQNPGEKYRQGDRMKAIIQKVELRPKEPIPVITLSRASGDFVKKLFEMEIPEIYDGIVEIKDVARIPSIRTKVVVYTNKTDIDPVGACVGMKGVRIQSIVRELGNERVDIVQYSDDPAAFISNAISPAKPIEVHADRKRGDALVIVAEDSLSLAIGINGSNVKLASQLSGFKIDIKTVSQYNQELASPEAREKLDRLFNAQAQAESEETTDDDEDMTSLSEIPGLTPRIIDLMEAGGIMDVETLIEISPEDLASIPGIGPTTAEHILRLLQESVEWVEE is encoded by the coding sequence ATGGCAACAAAACAGGCTACAAAAGAAATCGGTTTAATAGAAGCAGTCCAGCAATTTTGCCAGGACAAAGCTTTGGACAAAGATGCTGTGATGTCAATCATCCAGGAATCTCTTGTCATCGCGTATAGGAAGAAATTAGGGTTGGAACCCGATGATGAGTCAGCAATTCACGTAGAATTGTCGAATGAGAAATCAGGTGACGTCTTTATAACTATAGAAAAGAAAATAGTGGAAACTCCAAAAGAGGATCATCCACTCGAGATATCATTGATTGACGCTCAAGCAATTGATCCTAACGCCCAGTTAGGTGGCATTGTTTTGGTTCGCGAAAAGCCAATGGATCTATCTCGAATCATTTCCAGTCAAGCTAAGCAGATGGTTTTCCAAAGGCTTAGAGATATGGAGAAAGAAATTCTCTTCGAAGAATACAAAGCCAAAGAAGGTGAGCTTACTCACGGATATTTCCAGAGATGGAAAAGAGATCTGATGCTGATCGATTTGGGTAAAATTGAAGGCATTATGCCTAAGCGCGAGCAGAACCCAGGTGAGAAATACCGACAAGGTGATAGAATGAAAGCTATCATCCAGAAGGTGGAATTGCGTCCGAAAGAACCAATTCCAGTCATTACATTATCTCGAGCTTCTGGGGACTTTGTTAAGAAATTATTTGAAATGGAAATTCCTGAGATCTACGACGGGATTGTCGAGATCAAAGATGTAGCAAGGATTCCTTCTATTCGTACAAAAGTGGTTGTTTACACTAACAAAACCGATATTGATCCAGTTGGAGCTTGTGTCGGAATGAAAGGTGTAAGGATTCAATCCATTGTTCGAGAATTGGGAAATGAACGAGTGGATATTGTGCAGTATTCTGATGATCCTGCAGCATTTATTTCCAACGCAATTTCTCCAGCCAAACCAATTGAAGTTCATGCGGATCGTAAAAGGGGAGATGCACTTGTCATCGTAGCCGAAGATTCCTTGTCACTTGCGATTGGAATCAACGGATCCAATGTAAAACTAGCATCCCAATTGAGCGGATTCAAGATTGATATAAAAACAGTCAGCCAATACAACCAAGAACTTGCTTCACCCGAGGCAAGAGAAAAGCTCGATCGTCTTTTTAATGCGCAAGCTCAAGCTGAGTCGGAAGAGACAACGGACGATGATGAAGATATGACTTCTCTTTCCGAGATACCAGGACTTACTCCTCGTATCATCGACCTAATGGAAGCCGGCGGAATCATGGATGTGGAGACTTTAATAGAGATCAGTCCAGAGGACTTGGCTTCCATTCCGGGAATTGGACCAACTACTGCAGAGCATATACTTCGGTTATTGCAAGAGTCAGTGGAGTGGGTTGAAGAGTAG
- the rimP gene encoding ribosome maturation factor RimP, whose protein sequence is MAISEEQIRDILGEILVHPLALFSFKIKTSSLSMIMEVVLDHLENQYGSVSVQDCEEVSRELNKRMEILDPEADYQLTVQSAGAERTLRIPGDLHRFQGLLASLEILNEESKSTLGVYKILEVKDDKIRLEPFHGKGKKKKDSSGIWETDIGKVTKGKLYLHI, encoded by the coding sequence TTGGCTATCAGCGAAGAACAGATCAGGGATATTCTGGGAGAAATTTTAGTTCATCCCCTTGCACTTTTTTCTTTTAAGATCAAGACGTCATCCTTATCTATGATTATGGAAGTGGTTTTGGATCATCTGGAGAATCAATATGGTTCTGTCAGTGTCCAGGATTGTGAGGAAGTTTCCAGAGAGTTGAATAAACGAATGGAAATTCTGGATCCAGAAGCGGACTATCAGCTTACTGTCCAATCGGCAGGAGCAGAGAGGACACTTCGTATTCCAGGCGACCTCCATCGCTTCCAAGGACTCCTTGCGAGTTTGGAGATTCTGAATGAGGAGTCCAAATCTACGTTGGGGGTATATAAGATTTTAGAAGTAAAGGATGACAAGATTCGGCTAGAACCATTTCATGGGAAGGGTAAGAAAAAGAAAGACTCTTCAGGAATATGGGAAACCGATATTGGAAAGGTAACGAAAGGAAAACTTTATCTACATATCTAG